One segment of Streptomyces sp. YIM 121038 DNA contains the following:
- a CDS encoding L-iditol 2-dehydrogenase, whose translation MESKVLNDKVAVVTGAARGIGRAIARRYVEEGALVAIADVDAVAAEKTAADLGERASAFAWDVADTSAAQAMVERVATRFGRIDILVNNAGVFDMQPLLEITEAEYDRVFDINVKGLLFTLQAVAKDMVDRGVHGKIINIASQAGRRGEPLVAVYCASKAAVISLTQSAGLALIRHGINVNGISPGVVDTSWDNVDALFAKYENRPLGEKKRLVGEAVPFGRIGQADDLVGAGVFLASHHADYVVAQTLNVDGGNWMS comes from the coding sequence GTGGAAAGCAAGGTCCTCAACGACAAGGTGGCGGTGGTCACCGGCGCGGCCCGAGGCATCGGCCGGGCGATCGCGCGGCGGTACGTCGAGGAAGGCGCGCTCGTCGCCATCGCCGACGTCGACGCCGTGGCGGCCGAGAAGACCGCGGCGGACCTGGGCGAGCGGGCCTCGGCCTTCGCCTGGGACGTCGCGGACACGTCCGCCGCGCAGGCCATGGTGGAACGGGTGGCCACCCGCTTCGGCAGGATCGACATCCTCGTCAACAACGCGGGCGTCTTCGACATGCAGCCGCTCCTGGAGATCACCGAGGCCGAGTACGACCGGGTCTTCGACATCAATGTGAAGGGCCTGCTCTTCACCCTCCAGGCGGTCGCCAAGGACATGGTCGACCGCGGCGTACACGGCAAGATCATCAACATCGCGTCCCAGGCCGGGCGCAGGGGCGAGCCGCTCGTCGCGGTGTACTGCGCGAGCAAGGCCGCGGTCATCAGCCTCACGCAGTCCGCGGGCCTCGCCCTGATCCGGCACGGCATCAACGTCAACGGCATCTCGCCGGGCGTCGTCGACACCTCCTGGGACAACGTCGACGCGCTGTTCGCCAAGTACGAGAACAGGCCGCTCGGCGAGAAGAAGCGCCTGGTCGGCGAGGCCGTGCCGTTCGGGCGCATCGGCCAGGCCGACGACCTCGTGGGCGCCGGGGTGTTCCTGGCCTCGCACCACGCGGACTACGTCGTCGCCCAGACCCTCAACGTCGACGGCGGCAACTGGATGAGCTGA
- a CDS encoding acetoacetate decarboxylase family protein → MKFDPGHTYRMPVAFGPLPGPRQTLPGSPSRGGEASITSYVLRFPTTAEALTELLPPGFAPHGEPVVTVEYTELTDVPWLAGRGYDTFAVKLPVRFEGREDRVTGSFVAVVWENMADPIITGREELGYAKLFADLTSRPEGRDAHRCAASWDGHTFAELEFERITEVRPEPAASASQGGVLNFAYVPGVDAGSRPDRAGAVLTPAVDGVAVDRQATAVGRVRFVRSSWEQLPTFYNVVNALERLPVLGPGDCVVRRLRRNIENRGQRRLV, encoded by the coding sequence ATGAAGTTCGATCCCGGCCACACGTATCGCATGCCGGTGGCGTTCGGGCCGTTGCCCGGCCCGCGTCAGACGCTGCCGGGCTCGCCGTCCCGGGGCGGCGAGGCGTCCATCACCTCGTACGTGCTCCGCTTCCCGACCACGGCCGAGGCCCTCACCGAGCTGCTTCCGCCCGGCTTCGCGCCGCACGGCGAGCCCGTCGTCACCGTCGAGTACACCGAACTGACCGACGTGCCCTGGCTGGCCGGGCGCGGCTACGACACCTTCGCGGTCAAGCTCCCGGTCCGCTTCGAGGGCCGCGAGGACAGGGTGACGGGTTCCTTCGTCGCCGTCGTCTGGGAGAACATGGCCGACCCGATCATCACAGGCCGCGAAGAGCTCGGCTACGCCAAGCTCTTCGCCGATCTGACGTCCCGGCCCGAGGGGCGGGACGCGCACCGCTGTGCGGCGTCCTGGGACGGCCACACCTTCGCGGAGCTGGAGTTCGAGCGCATCACCGAGGTGCGGCCCGAGCCCGCCGCGTCAGCCTCCCAGGGGGGCGTGCTCAACTTCGCCTACGTCCCCGGTGTGGACGCCGGATCGCGGCCCGACCGCGCGGGCGCGGTGCTCACGCCCGCCGTCGACGGCGTGGCGGTCGACCGGCAGGCGACGGCGGTGGGCCGCGTGCGCTTCGTCAGGTCGTCGTGGGAGCAGCTGCCGACCTTCTACAACGTGGTCAACGCGCTGGAGCGGCTGCCGGTCCTCGGCCCCGGCGACTGCGTCGTGCGCCGGCTCCGGCGCAACATCGAGAACCGCGGCCAGAGGCGCCTCGTATGA
- a CDS encoding DUF5133 domain-containing protein, with translation MLMAHPAILRDLVEQYETLRILHAEDGSPQVRRRMDDVSYTLCVSTGTRDVDAALIAARHRLPGARPEDDSLLDA, from the coding sequence ATGCTCATGGCCCACCCCGCGATCCTGCGTGACCTCGTGGAACAGTACGAGACGCTGCGGATCCTGCACGCCGAGGACGGCAGCCCGCAGGTCCGCCGGCGCATGGACGACGTCTCCTACACGCTGTGCGTGTCCACGGGCACCCGTGACGTCGACGCCGCCCTCATCGCGGCCCGCCACCGGCTGCCCGGCGCCCGGCCCGAGGACGACTCGCTGCTCGACGCGTGA
- a CDS encoding 5'(3')-deoxyribonucleotidase has translation MTARGRKVLAVDLDEVSADTVAKRLRRYEADHGEALSRAAIHGRQIRDAVPPGRRVQVEACLDEPGFSRDVPVMADARRVLRDLAERFEIVFATSAMDHPVSLHDRYLWLQESFPFVPDRGYVFCGSKQFVHADYLIDDNPRNLEVFPGRGLLFDAHHNVAEDRFPRLSSWRDVHRYFA, from the coding sequence ATGACGGCGCGGGGCAGGAAGGTCCTCGCCGTCGACCTCGACGAGGTGTCGGCCGACACGGTCGCCAAGCGGCTGCGGCGGTACGAGGCCGACCACGGCGAGGCGTTGTCCCGCGCGGCCATCCACGGCAGGCAGATCCGCGACGCCGTGCCTCCCGGGCGCAGGGTCCAGGTCGAGGCGTGCCTCGACGAGCCCGGGTTCTCGCGGGACGTTCCCGTGATGGCGGACGCCCGCCGGGTGCTCCGGGACCTGGCCGAACGCTTCGAGATCGTCTTCGCCACGTCGGCGATGGACCACCCCGTGTCCCTGCACGACCGGTATCTGTGGCTCCAGGAGTCCTTCCCCTTCGTACCGGACCGCGGCTATGTCTTCTGCGGCTCCAAGCAATTCGTCCACGCGGACTACCTGATCGACGACAACCCCCGCAACCTGGAGGTCTTCCCGGGGCGCGGCCTCCTCTTCGACGCGCACCACAACGTGGCCGAGGACCGCTTCCCCCGGCTCTCGTCGTGGCGGGACGTCCACCGGTACTTCGCCTGA
- a CDS encoding response regulator: MLVVDDHADNLFAMEQVLVPLGRPVLRATSGEQALRTVLRENVAVVLLDLLMPGLDGLDVLGYLRRLDQTRQLPVILITGVGRSDELAERAFHLGAAGFLIKPISPWALCAQVEALAALYTRIREPEAG; encoded by the coding sequence GTGCTGGTCGTCGACGACCACGCGGACAACCTCTTCGCCATGGAGCAGGTGCTCGTTCCCCTGGGACGCCCCGTCCTGCGCGCCACCAGCGGGGAGCAGGCGCTGCGCACGGTGCTGCGCGAGAACGTCGCCGTCGTGCTCCTGGACCTGCTGATGCCCGGCCTCGACGGCCTGGACGTGCTCGGCTATCTGCGCCGCCTCGACCAGACCCGGCAGCTGCCCGTGATCCTGATCACCGGGGTGGGGCGCAGCGACGAGCTGGCCGAGCGCGCCTTCCACCTGGGAGCGGCAGGATTCCTGATCAAACCGATCAGCCCCTGGGCCCTGTGCGCGCAGGTGGAGGCCCTCGCCGCCCTCTACACGCGGATCCGCGAGCCCGAGGCGGGCTGA
- a CDS encoding ANTAR domain-containing protein — MPFAVSRGGSEPPPSSGADEVRALEEEAERLRHAAHAHAPVDQAIGVVIAVGGLSPQEAWDVLREVSMRTHTKLRAVAEQLVAWAHTAELPSALRGELARQLSLRHQEHVPRPTAPVASAAAADRGVPLPDPRGGER; from the coding sequence ATGCCGTTCGCCGTGTCCCGTGGCGGGTCCGAGCCGCCGCCCTCCTCGGGTGCGGACGAGGTGCGGGCCCTGGAGGAGGAAGCGGAGCGGCTGCGGCACGCGGCGCACGCGCACGCCCCGGTCGACCAGGCCATCGGCGTCGTCATCGCGGTGGGAGGGCTGAGCCCGCAGGAGGCGTGGGACGTGCTGCGGGAAGTCTCCATGCGGACCCACACGAAGCTCCGCGCGGTGGCCGAACAGCTCGTGGCGTGGGCGCACACCGCCGAACTCCCCTCGGCCCTGCGCGGCGAACTGGCACGCCAGTTGAGCCTGCGGCACCAGGAGCACGTGCCCCGGCCGACCGCCCCGGTCGCGTCGGCCGCGGCAGCCGACCGAGGTGTCCCGCTCCCCGACCCGCGGGGCGGGGAGCGGTAG
- a CDS encoding MFS transporter, with protein MIRLCAALFCVFGFTLGSWQASLPDLVRDLDMSPLELGLCLTVGFAGALPAMFMGGRLIARFGAKGLLMAGATGMAAALVGVGFTGSYVVLVPLVLVLLGCQGSFDVAINAVAIAIEQRSGRQILAFVHGAFSLSAAAGALSFGAYRSLGFRVGYFGVAVVLALFVWCMTRWHALPEARSAPAPASAPRERRVLLGADVLLVAGIVGVSFLGSGVLENWSAIYVRDTVSDLAVISSVGLASFHGAMGLGRVLTSAVLRRVDRLTTIAACGLLMAVAMVWSLCAPGPVQAVAALFLVGILLSGIAPIGFSVAGDLRPDRVGEVSSTVAIAGYASFLVGPVLVGVLADLLGLRAALGSVVVVGVVISLLALLLKGQSQQAGPVHDPVAGPLEGAER; from the coding sequence ATGATCCGCCTGTGCGCGGCCCTGTTCTGCGTGTTCGGCTTCACGCTCGGCAGCTGGCAGGCGTCGCTCCCCGACCTCGTGCGCGATCTGGACATGTCTCCCCTGGAACTGGGCCTGTGTCTGACCGTCGGGTTCGCCGGAGCGCTTCCCGCGATGTTCATGGGCGGCCGTCTCATCGCCAGGTTCGGCGCCAAGGGGCTGCTCATGGCGGGGGCGACCGGCATGGCGGCCGCGCTCGTGGGCGTGGGGTTCACGGGCTCGTACGTCGTGCTCGTCCCGCTGGTGCTCGTGCTGCTCGGCTGCCAGGGCTCCTTCGACGTCGCGATCAACGCGGTGGCGATCGCCATCGAGCAGCGCTCGGGCCGGCAGATCCTCGCCTTCGTGCACGGGGCGTTCAGCCTGTCCGCCGCGGCGGGGGCGCTGAGCTTCGGCGCCTACCGGTCGCTCGGCTTCCGCGTCGGCTACTTCGGGGTCGCGGTCGTCCTCGCCCTCTTCGTGTGGTGCATGACGCGCTGGCACGCCCTGCCCGAGGCCAGGTCGGCGCCCGCGCCCGCGTCCGCACCGCGGGAGCGCCGCGTCCTGCTGGGGGCCGACGTCCTCCTGGTCGCCGGGATCGTCGGCGTCTCCTTCCTCGGCTCGGGGGTCCTGGAGAACTGGTCCGCGATCTACGTCCGGGACACGGTCAGCGACCTGGCCGTCATCAGCTCCGTCGGCCTCGCGAGCTTCCACGGCGCGATGGGGCTCGGCCGTGTCCTGACGTCCGCGGTGCTGCGCCGCGTCGACCGGCTGACGACCATCGCCGCGTGCGGGCTCCTGATGGCGGTCGCCATGGTGTGGTCGCTGTGCGCGCCGGGCCCGGTGCAGGCGGTGGCGGCGCTCTTCCTCGTCGGGATCCTGCTGTCCGGCATCGCGCCGATCGGCTTCTCGGTCGCCGGGGACCTGCGGCCCGACCGGGTCGGCGAGGTGAGCTCCACCGTGGCGATCGCCGGGTACGCGAGCTTCCTCGTGGGGCCGGTCCTCGTCGGCGTCCTGGCGGACCTGCTCGGGCTGCGCGCCGCGCTGGGGTCGGTGGTCGTCGTCGGCGTGGTGATCAGCCTGCTGGCGCTGTTGCTCAAGGGCCAGTCGCAGCAGGCGGGCCCGGTGCACGATCCGGTCGCCGGTCCACTTGAGGGGGCGGAGCGATGA
- a CDS encoding glycosyltransferase family 4 protein: MAVPGHDRSGAIGAPAGGGPGHGGAGEVPDAALVVVSIDGLSSLKCGIGCVVHWFFEAIDEIVASTPELRHDNWSLHALSPRLDPASDDYASDIVADVATACGRYRGDFRWFDVADNSSLKSVWSLDDVDRWRSMCHNAAAEIRRLAEGRKQVTVLAHGTMFATLRSHLAAWPNVQLIYMTHTLGRVFLDANSRNRTSYEDEGFALMRTATRDRIGFVGTYYRDVLLTEYDRRDKDLVPFQNAVYVRSRRFGELTDPATAADLGPVPGGKRLVFSWGRCVPQKGFDVVIPAFGAFLSERDDAEDWHLVLLAPQEVAASEYVASLHEQLRELPPDSYTFVEHFEPLLPFRILASPALEICVFASRFEAGPLTLIEALAFGHEDVSIAWHDIPPMRHLLRDQPKTFGFAPLRAREMAGAMLRAADDGGGIVKGSVIDFATSMSTGLSASLGWWDTSEA, translated from the coding sequence ATGGCGGTACCGGGGCACGACAGGAGCGGAGCGATCGGGGCACCGGCCGGAGGCGGCCCGGGGCACGGCGGCGCGGGGGAGGTGCCGGACGCCGCGCTCGTCGTCGTCTCCATCGACGGCCTGTCCTCGCTCAAGTGCGGCATCGGCTGTGTCGTCCACTGGTTCTTCGAGGCGATCGACGAGATCGTGGCGTCGACCCCGGAGCTGCGGCACGACAACTGGTCGCTGCACGCGCTGAGCCCGCGCCTCGACCCGGCGTCCGACGACTACGCGAGCGACATCGTGGCCGACGTCGCCACCGCCTGCGGCAGGTACCGCGGCGACTTCCGGTGGTTCGACGTGGCGGACAACTCCTCCCTCAAGAGCGTCTGGTCGCTCGACGACGTCGACCGCTGGCGCTCGATGTGCCACAACGCGGCCGCGGAGATCCGCCGGCTCGCCGAGGGCCGCAAGCAGGTGACCGTCCTCGCGCACGGCACGATGTTCGCCACGCTCAGGTCCCATCTGGCGGCCTGGCCCAACGTGCAGCTGATCTACATGACGCACACGCTCGGCCGGGTCTTCCTCGACGCCAACTCGCGCAACAGGACGTCGTACGAGGACGAGGGCTTCGCCCTGATGCGGACCGCGACCCGGGACAGGATCGGCTTCGTCGGCACCTACTACCGCGACGTGCTGCTCACCGAGTACGACCGGCGCGACAAGGACCTGGTCCCGTTCCAGAACGCGGTCTACGTCCGCTCGCGCCGGTTCGGCGAACTCACGGACCCCGCGACGGCGGCCGACCTGGGTCCGGTGCCGGGCGGCAAGCGGCTCGTCTTCTCCTGGGGCCGGTGCGTGCCGCAGAAGGGCTTCGACGTGGTCATCCCCGCGTTCGGCGCCTTCCTGAGCGAGCGCGACGACGCCGAGGACTGGCATCTGGTGCTGCTCGCGCCCCAGGAGGTCGCGGCCTCGGAGTACGTGGCGTCGCTGCACGAGCAGCTGCGCGAACTGCCGCCGGACAGCTACACCTTCGTCGAGCACTTCGAGCCGCTGCTGCCCTTCCGGATCCTGGCCAGCCCGGCCCTGGAGATCTGCGTGTTCGCCTCCCGCTTCGAGGCGGGGCCGCTCACGCTCATCGAGGCCCTCGCGTTCGGCCACGAGGACGTGAGCATCGCGTGGCACGACATCCCGCCGATGCGCCACCTCCTCAGGGACCAGCCCAAGACGTTCGGCTTCGCTCCGCTGCGGGCGCGGGAGATGGCGGGGGCCATGCTGCGGGCGGCGGACGACGGCGGCGGGATCGTCAAGGGCAGCGTCATCGACTTCGCGACGAGCATGTCGACCGGCCTCTCGGCCTCCTTGGGCTGGTGGGACACCTCCGAAGCGTGA
- a CDS encoding FAD/NAD(P)-binding protein, which produces MRVPVDDRTPGPAPLAAQQARAGSPDPAPAGLGGGYAVAVVGTGPRGISILERLGARLLGKRPARPLTLYAIDADEVGSGRVWRSGQPRWLSMNNRCGEVTMFSGPADDGAWRPGAGPTFAQWWQRVDARFPGPDAYAPRSLYGRYLRFVLDVVETNLPPDVRLVRVPGLVSGIDERDGRFELRVGDRRIACDQVAVCSGHPREQPERPARAGRAAAERPQRRAPARSFDGTGRLGVLPGSVIGIRGLGLTFHDVVAMLTVGRGGRFAGQGRDCVYVPSGDEPDLIVAGSRSALPIPTRGAAQRPFDFRYAPRLFTPELIARLRAAGPLDFRTDVSPWLLAEVNLAFWQRRLAPDSFAVLERQLASLPSAGVEVMHRLRRTAADLGCAEVLSLEDLAHPFRGRAFADQDAFRGELGRLLARDVDEAMRGEVDGALKAAMEVLRDVRPTVRAAVDFGGLTAASHKDFVERVGPMLAFLSTGPSAVRTCQLIALMRSGLLEVLGPQARFTAHDDGFVGHSPLVEGYSVFCSDVIDARIPQPDIERDPGPLAEKQRDAGAWRPHVCAGDPAFRTGGVDVTTAPYHPIAADGSVERRMYVLGIPTESTRWFMQVGIGRPGPWGEFFRDADTIARAALDTVELTGLPAEDGTPLGPRDMDYCFGPQHPDGASPSAR; this is translated from the coding sequence GTGCGCGTACCGGTGGACGACCGGACTCCCGGTCCCGCACCGCTCGCGGCCCAGCAGGCGCGGGCCGGGAGCCCGGACCCCGCACCGGCCGGCCTCGGGGGCGGATACGCGGTCGCCGTGGTGGGCACGGGCCCGCGCGGCATCTCCATCCTCGAACGCCTGGGGGCGCGGCTGCTCGGCAAGCGGCCCGCGCGCCCCCTCACCCTCTACGCCATCGACGCGGACGAGGTCGGCTCCGGCCGGGTCTGGCGTTCGGGCCAGCCGCGGTGGCTCTCCATGAACAACCGCTGCGGCGAGGTCACCATGTTCTCGGGCCCCGCGGACGACGGCGCCTGGCGTCCCGGCGCCGGGCCGACGTTCGCCCAGTGGTGGCAGCGCGTGGACGCCCGCTTCCCCGGGCCCGACGCGTACGCGCCCCGCAGCCTCTACGGCCGCTATCTGCGCTTCGTCCTCGACGTCGTGGAGACGAACCTGCCGCCCGACGTGCGCCTGGTCCGCGTTCCCGGCCTGGTCAGCGGCATCGACGAGCGCGACGGACGGTTCGAACTGCGCGTCGGGGACCGGAGGATCGCCTGCGACCAGGTCGCCGTCTGCAGCGGCCATCCGCGCGAGCAGCCGGAGCGCCCGGCCCGCGCGGGGCGGGCCGCCGCGGAACGGCCGCAGCGCCGGGCGCCCGCGCGCTCCTTCGACGGCACCGGGCGCCTGGGGGTGCTGCCCGGCAGCGTGATCGGCATCCGCGGGCTCGGCCTCACCTTCCACGACGTCGTCGCCATGCTGACGGTCGGCCGCGGCGGCCGCTTCGCCGGGCAGGGCCGTGACTGCGTGTACGTACCGAGCGGGGACGAGCCCGACCTCATCGTGGCCGGTTCGCGCAGCGCGCTGCCCATCCCGACGCGCGGTGCCGCGCAGCGGCCGTTCGACTTCCGGTACGCGCCCCGCCTCTTCACGCCCGAGCTGATCGCCCGCCTCCGGGCGGCGGGACCGCTCGACTTCCGCACGGACGTGTCGCCCTGGCTCCTGGCCGAGGTGAACCTCGCCTTCTGGCAGCGGCGCCTCGCCCCGGACTCGTTCGCGGTCCTGGAGCGGCAGCTCGCGAGCCTTCCGTCCGCCGGTGTCGAGGTGATGCACAGGCTCCGGCGGACGGCGGCCGACCTCGGCTGCGCCGAGGTGCTGTCCCTGGAGGACCTCGCCCATCCGTTCCGGGGACGTGCCTTCGCCGACCAGGACGCGTTCCGCGGCGAGCTCGGACGGCTCCTCGCACGCGACGTGGACGAGGCGATGCGCGGCGAGGTCGACGGTGCCCTCAAGGCCGCCATGGAGGTGCTCCGGGACGTACGGCCGACGGTGCGGGCCGCCGTGGACTTCGGAGGTCTCACGGCCGCGTCCCACAAGGACTTCGTGGAGCGCGTCGGCCCGATGCTCGCCTTCCTGTCGACCGGTCCTTCCGCCGTACGGACCTGCCAGCTGATCGCACTGATGCGCAGCGGGCTGCTCGAAGTCCTCGGGCCCCAGGCCCGGTTCACGGCGCACGACGACGGCTTCGTCGGCCATTCGCCGCTGGTCGAGGGCTACAGCGTCTTCTGCTCGGACGTCATCGACGCCCGCATCCCGCAGCCCGACATCGAGAGGGACCCGGGGCCGCTGGCCGAGAAGCAGCGGGACGCGGGGGCCTGGCGCCCGCACGTGTGCGCCGGCGACCCGGCGTTCCGCACGGGCGGCGTCGACGTCACCACCGCGCCCTACCACCCCATCGCGGCCGACGGCTCGGTGGAGCGCCGGATGTACGTGCTCGGCATCCCGACGGAGTCCACGCGCTGGTTCATGCAGGTCGGCATCGGCCGGCCAGGGCCCTGGGGCGAGTTCTTCCGCGACGCGGACACGATCGCCCGCGCGGCCCTGGACACGGTCGAGCTGACCGGCCTGCCCGCCGAGGACGGCACGCCCCTCGGGCCGCGCGACATGGACTACTGCTTCGGCCCGCAACACCCGGACGGGGCCTCTCCTTCTGCCCGCTGA
- a CDS encoding CsbD family protein, with amino-acid sequence MDKAKGKAKEMVGKATGNDRLEAEGKTDQAKAKMREAAEEAREKAQGVRDSLRDRDDR; translated from the coding sequence GTGGACAAGGCCAAGGGCAAGGCCAAGGAGATGGTCGGCAAGGCCACCGGAAACGACCGCCTGGAGGCCGAGGGCAAGACCGACCAGGCCAAGGCCAAGATGCGGGAGGCCGCCGAGGAGGCGCGCGAGAAGGCCCAGGGCGTCCGCGACTCCCTCCGGGACCGCGACGACCGCTGA